One window of Metopolophium dirhodum isolate CAU chromosome 3, ASM1992520v1, whole genome shotgun sequence genomic DNA carries:
- the LOC132941494 gene encoding uncharacterized protein LOC132941494, producing MASFKYLIFIALAVYSVAAEEGVRAKKHAYIAAAPAPVLGYSASAPGSFSYAYSDYTSYPYNYPVAAAAYHVPAAYPAAAHPVTAYAAAAYPSYLHEDDGKYWPGKYEKSYIPAYKAGYPSYPEDDGKYWPGKYEKSYIPAYKAGYPVAYHY from the exons ATGGCTTCTTTCAAGTATCTG ATATTCATCGCCTTGGCCGTGTACTCCGTTGCCGCCGAAGAAGGAGTAAGAGCAAAGAAACACGCCTACATCGCTGCTGCCCCAGCTC CGGTTTTGGGATACTCAGCCTCAGCCCCAGGATCGTTTTCATACGCATACTCTGATTACACCAGCTACCCGTATAACTACCCAGTAGCAGCAGCTGCATACCACGTACCCGCTGCATACCCAGCAGCAGCACACCCGGTAACAGCTTATGCCGCCGCCGCATACCCGAGCTACCTGCACGAAGATGACGGCAAATACTGGCCCGGCAAATACGAAAAGTCTTACATCCCAGCCTACAAGGCCGGATACCCAAGCTACCCGGAGGATGACGGCAAATACTGGCCCGGCAAATACGAAAAGTCTTACATCCCAGCCTACAAGGCCGGATATCCGGTCGCCTACCACTACTGA
- the LOC132941493 gene encoding acetyl-coenzyme A transporter 1-like produces the protein MPSSNIDGNEKEKSAVVYDSNSSKPNLKGDWLNFSLLLLLYTMQGFPLGLTSAIPILLQSQNDVSYQDQALFSLAAWPFSLKLLWAPLVDALYIQRIGRRKSWLIPVQYLMGTCFLYMANDIDDLLPNTGTPNIMVLMCMFFISNFLAATQDIVVDSWALTMLKKNNVGHASTCNTTGQAIGVMLGSVFPILFASEDFCNKYLRDTPITGGLMTMKSILYVWGLIFICVTTLIAIFKKEKDCRLEVDYVKLNVVQNYTLLCDIIKLPSIRILAIALLTAKVGFSVTDTVTYLELVDAGVSIADITVINTAIFVVRILIPLVTAKYTSGPKPMSIYLKSTAIKLIWSSTFILLVYFTPKLIMQDGVINIPMYYYATLILILFVDEILSYIMFVAVLSFFSRISDPRFGGTYITFLNTVTNLGATWTSTVALGVIDLLTFKKCSFDSDNYCSTLDYKNECETIGGDCVTTVDGFYLGTLLSVTFGFAWYGFFKNIIRKLQTKGSSHWMVNIKPPIAENI, from the exons ATGCCATCGTCAAATATAGACGGAAATGAAAAGGAAAAGTCTGCAGTTGTGTACGATTCAAATTCTTCCAAGCCAAATCTTAAAGGAGATTGGTTGAATTTTTCCCTGctgttattattgtacactaTGCAAGGTTTTCCTTTGGGTCTTACTTCAGCTATACCGATACTTTTGCAAAGCCAGAATGATGTATCCTACCAGGATCAG gctCTATTTAGTTTAGCCGCATGGCCATTTAGCTTAAAACTGTTATGGGCGCCTTTAGTGGACGCACTCTACATACAAAGAATTGGAAGGCGAAAATCTTGGCTCATTCCAGTACAATACTTAATGG GAACATGCTTCCTTTATATGGCTAATGACATTGATGATTTATTACCTAACACGGGAACCCCAAATATCATGGTATTGATGTGTATGTTCTTCATCTCTAACTTTCTAGCCGCCACGCAAGATATCGTTGTAGACAGTTGGGCCCTGACAATGTTAAAAAA GAATAATGTGGGTCATGCATCCACGTGCAATACTACTGGACAAGCAATTGGCGTGATGTTAGGTTCCGTGTTCCCGATATTGTTTGCGTCTGAAGActtctgtaataaatatttacggGATACGCCCATTACAGGAGGATTAATGACTATGAAAA gTATACTATACGTTTGGGGCCTGATATTCATCTGTGTTACAACGTTAATTGCCatattcaaaaaagaaaaagattgTAGATTAGAGGTTGATTATGTGAAACTCAACGTCGTTCAAAACTATACGCTACTATGCGATATTATAAAGCTACCTAGTATCCGGATATTGGCAATAGCATTACTAACAGcaaag GTTGGATTTTCTGTGACGGATACTGTGACGTACTTGGAACTCGTTGATGCTGGTGTATCAATAGCCGACATTACTGTTATTAACACAGCTATATTCGTGGTGAGAATACTTATACCACTAGTAACAGCAAAGTACACTTCCGGACCAAAACCAATGAgcatatatttaaaatctacagccataaa ATTAATCTGGAGCTCAACATTTATCTTGTTGGTTTATTTTACTCCAAAGTTGATAATGCAAGATGGGGTCATAAATATTCCGATGTATTACTATgctactttaatattaatattatttgtagacGAG ATCCTATCTTACATCATGTTTGTTGCTGTGTTATCTTTTTTCTCTCGGATAAGTGACCCTCGTTTCGGCGGTacttacataacatttttaaacacagtGACAAATTTGGGAGCTACATGGACGTCCACAGTGGCACTTGGAGTAATtgatttattgacatttaaaaaatgttcattcgATTCTGATAATTACTGTTCTACATTAGATTATAAAAAc gaaTGTGAAACTATCGGAGGTGATTGTGTTACAACAGTAGATGGCTTCTACTTAGGAACACTTCTAAGTGTTACATTTGGATTTGCTTGGTAtggtttttttaagaatattattaggAAACTTCAAACGAAAGGATCTTCTCATTGGATGGTGAATATTAAACCACCGATTGCAGAGAATATCTAA